In Ruania zhangjianzhongii, the following proteins share a genomic window:
- a CDS encoding FhaA domain-containing protein produces the protein MGVLDRFEKGVERVVNNAFAKAFRSDLKPVEIASAIRRDMDERTAALSRGRTVVPNTFTVELATKDYEQVRGWGEEAMAEEMITAATDHATSQEYVFVGPVEVEFDEADDLEPGRFRIRSASRRGAVAPATTSRASRRHPILDIDGQRYLLTGAVTVIGRGSEADIIVDDTGVSRRHLEIRITSDGVIASDLGSTNGTYIEGHHVDAATLVDGNTLTIGRTRILFWSGADDSGDR, from the coding sequence GTGGGAGTCCTCGATCGCTTCGAGAAGGGCGTCGAGCGGGTAGTGAACAACGCCTTCGCCAAGGCATTCCGCTCCGACCTCAAGCCCGTGGAGATCGCTAGTGCTATCCGCCGGGATATGGACGAACGCACGGCCGCACTCTCCCGCGGGCGCACTGTGGTGCCGAACACGTTCACCGTGGAACTGGCCACCAAGGACTACGAGCAGGTGCGAGGCTGGGGCGAGGAGGCGATGGCGGAAGAGATGATCACCGCCGCCACCGACCACGCCACCAGCCAGGAGTACGTCTTCGTCGGGCCGGTCGAAGTGGAGTTCGACGAGGCTGACGACCTGGAGCCGGGGCGGTTCCGGATCCGTTCTGCCTCCCGCCGTGGCGCCGTCGCCCCGGCCACCACCAGTCGGGCCAGCCGCCGGCACCCGATCCTGGACATCGACGGTCAGCGCTACCTGCTCACCGGCGCCGTGACCGTGATCGGGCGCGGCAGCGAAGCGGACATCATCGTCGACGACACCGGTGTCTCCCGCCGGCATCTGGAGATCCGGATCACCTCCGACGGTGTGATCGCCAGCGACCTCGGCTCCACCAACGGCACCTACATCGAGGGCCACCACGTGGACGCCGCCACCCTGGTGGACGGCAACACGCTGACCATCGGCCGCACCCGCATCCTGTTCTGGTCCGGAGCAGACGACTCAGGCGATCGGTAA
- a CDS encoding FHA domain-containing protein FhaB/FipA, whose amino-acid sequence MSDLIVTVMKVAYLALLWLLVLAAIGVLRRDVFGTRVLAHGSVVRKSRSDGGGRPSRGRTRGGPTRLRVTAGPLNGTTLALGPSAILIGRAPGSTLVLDDDYCSNRHARIFPQDGRWWVEDLGSRNGTYLGSAQVTDPVPVETGVPIHLGQTVIELQR is encoded by the coding sequence ATGAGCGATCTGATCGTCACCGTGATGAAGGTGGCCTACCTGGCGCTGCTCTGGCTGCTGGTACTCGCCGCGATCGGAGTGCTCCGCCGGGACGTGTTCGGCACCCGCGTGCTCGCGCACGGCAGCGTGGTCCGCAAGTCCCGGTCCGACGGCGGAGGACGCCCCTCCCGGGGTCGCACCCGGGGCGGGCCTACTCGGCTCCGGGTCACGGCCGGGCCGTTGAACGGCACCACGCTGGCACTCGGCCCCTCGGCGATCCTGATCGGCCGGGCGCCCGGGTCCACCCTGGTGCTCGACGATGACTACTGCTCCAACCGGCACGCCCGCATCTTCCCGCAAGATGGCCGCTGGTGGGTGGAGGACCTGGGCTCGCGCAACGGCACCTACCTCGGTTCGGCCCAGGTGACCGACCCGGTCCCGGTGGAGACCGGCGTCCCGATCCACCTCGGCCAGACCGTCATCGAGCTGCAGCGGTAG
- a CDS encoding type II toxin-antitoxin system HipA family toxin, which produces MASGRSLAVLLYGEHLADLHQTGGGAHRLQYREVGRGAGISLAMPPREHPYTKRQVDPFLEGLLPDREETKEALGRKFDVSGRNPFALLEHIGLDCAGAVQFCRPDQVPDVLNQAGELIPREEREIGDRLRELRANDASSWTAAREKWSLAGAQGKFALRVESGAWCSVTGAEPTTHIIKPGVSEFGAQALNEHICLATARRLGLPAATSQYQEFDGQPAIIVDRYDRRRTEDGRVLRVHQEDLCQALSVYPRDKYESTGGPRAVQIIDLLRRASTTRGGLDIHQFLDGLVLNYLLGAPDAHAKNYSVLLIGRTVRLAPLYDIASGFPYDADDQHGLRSAAMKIGGESRFGRVARRHWERFATEIAYPAERLIERVEELARQLPDALSSVLDAEREVAAELRNRLLDPVATNCQKTRQDLR; this is translated from the coding sequence ATGGCGTCCGGGCGGAGCCTTGCAGTACTGCTCTACGGTGAGCACCTGGCCGACCTGCACCAGACCGGTGGCGGGGCACACCGCCTCCAGTACCGAGAGGTAGGCCGCGGCGCCGGAATCTCGCTCGCGATGCCCCCGCGGGAGCATCCGTACACCAAGCGGCAGGTCGACCCCTTCCTCGAAGGGCTTCTGCCCGATCGGGAGGAGACGAAGGAGGCGCTCGGCAGGAAGTTCGACGTCTCCGGGCGCAATCCGTTCGCGCTTCTGGAGCACATCGGCCTTGACTGCGCTGGGGCAGTGCAGTTCTGTCGTCCCGACCAGGTGCCCGACGTCCTCAACCAGGCCGGAGAACTGATACCGCGCGAGGAGCGCGAAATCGGAGACCGGCTGCGCGAGCTGCGGGCTAACGATGCCTCGTCGTGGACGGCTGCGCGCGAAAAGTGGTCCCTTGCCGGTGCGCAAGGCAAGTTCGCTCTGCGGGTTGAATCGGGTGCCTGGTGCAGCGTGACAGGGGCAGAGCCCACCACCCACATCATCAAGCCAGGGGTATCGGAGTTCGGAGCACAGGCCCTGAACGAACATATCTGCCTTGCCACAGCACGCCGCCTCGGACTGCCTGCGGCCACGAGCCAGTACCAAGAGTTCGACGGGCAGCCCGCTATCATCGTGGATCGCTACGACCGGCGTCGCACTGAGGACGGCCGGGTACTGCGCGTGCATCAGGAGGACCTCTGCCAGGCCCTGAGTGTCTATCCGCGAGACAAGTACGAGAGTACGGGCGGTCCGCGGGCCGTGCAGATCATCGACCTGCTCCGCCGAGCCTCGACCACTCGTGGGGGGCTCGATATACACCAGTTCCTGGATGGCCTGGTCCTGAACTACCTGCTCGGCGCCCCGGACGCCCACGCCAAAAACTACAGCGTGCTCCTGATCGGAAGGACGGTGCGGCTAGCGCCGCTCTACGACATCGCATCCGGGTTCCCCTACGACGCCGACGACCAACATGGGCTGCGCAGCGCGGCCATGAAGATCGGTGGCGAGAGCCGGTTCGGTCGAGTCGCGCGACGGCACTGGGAACGCTTTGCCACCGAGATTGCCTACCCGGCCGAAAGACTCATCGAGCGCGTGGAAGAGCTGGCCCGCCAGCTGCCTGATGCGCTGTCCTCGGTGCTGGATGCCGAGCGGGAGGTCGCAGCCGAGCTGCGGAACAGACTCCTCGATCCTGTCGCCACGAACTGCCAGAAGACCAGGCAAGACCTCAGATGA
- a CDS encoding protein phosphatase 2C domain-containing protein, which yields MSVGLNYAARSDVGLVRSTNQDSGYAGPHLLVLADGMGGAAGGDIASSIAVGHLAPLDGEAHGGDDLLDQLRRAVAGAHHDLMAYSEEKPEAAGLGTTVIALLRSGSKIGMIHVGDSRAYLLRDRVLSQVTTDHTLVEHLVATGQITEEEAEHHPQRSVILRVLGDDPDAPELDESIREAREDDRWLLCSDGLSSYVSPETITETMLAEADPGRCADQLIDLALRAGGPDNITVVVADVVNTTDLPATAPQIVGAAETDRTRPTRGGTGAAARAAALTRSPDEDREEIPPDLDESEPPGRRALRWAISVVVVLALLAGAAAIGYRWTQSQYYVGTDGSHVVIYQGVPTTLGPLELSRQHQVTELKLAELPPFVQSRVEASISADDLADAEQIVERLTEQSGPEEPTEDPSEDPSESPRGGPSQDSSTGPSNGPSETPTGRDRPSDGAGAPAPAHSGTQTSGTTGGGF from the coding sequence GTGTCCGTAGGGTTGAACTACGCCGCCCGCTCCGATGTGGGCCTGGTGCGGAGCACGAACCAGGACTCCGGGTATGCCGGGCCGCACCTGCTCGTGCTCGCCGATGGCATGGGTGGGGCCGCCGGCGGCGACATCGCCTCCTCGATCGCGGTCGGGCACCTGGCGCCTCTGGACGGCGAGGCCCACGGTGGTGACGATCTGCTCGACCAGCTCCGCCGCGCCGTCGCCGGTGCCCACCACGATCTGATGGCGTACTCCGAGGAGAAGCCCGAGGCCGCCGGGCTGGGCACGACGGTGATAGCTCTGCTGCGCTCGGGAAGCAAGATCGGCATGATCCATGTGGGCGACTCCCGCGCCTACCTGCTGCGCGACCGTGTGCTCTCCCAGGTCACCACCGACCACACCCTGGTGGAACACCTGGTGGCCACCGGCCAGATCACCGAAGAAGAGGCCGAGCACCACCCGCAGCGGTCGGTGATCCTCCGGGTGCTCGGTGACGACCCGGATGCGCCAGAACTGGACGAGTCCATCCGCGAGGCTCGCGAGGACGACCGGTGGCTGCTCTGCTCCGACGGGCTGTCCTCCTACGTCTCCCCGGAGACCATCACCGAGACGATGCTCGCCGAAGCCGACCCAGGCCGGTGCGCCGACCAGCTGATCGACCTGGCGCTGCGCGCCGGCGGACCCGACAACATCACCGTGGTGGTCGCCGATGTGGTGAACACCACGGACCTGCCCGCCACCGCACCGCAGATCGTCGGCGCCGCGGAGACGGACCGGACCCGCCCCACCCGCGGCGGCACCGGTGCGGCGGCCCGCGCTGCGGCCCTGACCCGCAGTCCGGACGAGGACCGCGAGGAGATACCACCAGACCTGGACGAGAGCGAGCCACCGGGGCGGCGGGCGCTGCGCTGGGCGATCTCCGTCGTGGTGGTGCTGGCACTGCTGGCGGGTGCCGCCGCGATCGGGTACCGGTGGACACAGAGTCAGTACTACGTCGGCACCGACGGCAGCCATGTGGTGATCTACCAGGGTGTGCCCACCACGCTCGGCCCGCTCGAGCTGTCCCGTCAGCACCAGGTGACCGAGCTCAAGCTGGCGGAGCTGCCACCGTTCGTCCAGTCCCGGGTGGAGGCGAGCATCAGCGCGGACGACCTGGCCGACGCCGAGCAGATCGTCGAGCGGCTCACGGAGCAGAGCGGACCGGAAGAACCCACCGAGGACCCCAGCGAGGATCCGAGCGAGTCACCGCGCGGGGGCCCCAGCCAGGACTCCAGCACCGGCCCGAGCAACGGCCCGAGCGAGACGCCCACCGGCCGCGACCGGCCCTCGGACGGCGCCGGGGCACCGGCACCGGCCCACTCCGGCACCCAGACCAGCGGCACCACCGGGGGCGGTTTCTAA
- a CDS encoding GNAT family N-acetyltransferase, which translates to MSTWVSNGQAVAWAWSRSPGRLDLQVDPVHLALLPEILGRYAESWGGSGCVITVMDAEVELIDALSQWGYRRDDSGPYFAHLRRNLIDPLVVPPVPQGFTLRAVRTPDDAQARAAVHRAAFADYGGEHSLTTDVYKQVMAGHPYLADLDWIVEDTEGTVAAFCLCWVDVENATAVLEPVGTDPRFRRRGLARAAVAASLRAARERGARYARVCARGDSAYTAAAATYEDIGFSRYARNIRLIDDGPRLAAGGA; encoded by the coding sequence GTGTCCACCTGGGTGTCCAACGGGCAGGCGGTGGCGTGGGCCTGGTCCCGGTCCCCGGGGCGGTTGGACCTGCAGGTCGACCCCGTGCATCTCGCCTTGTTGCCAGAGATCCTCGGTCGGTACGCAGAGTCGTGGGGCGGCTCCGGGTGTGTCATCACGGTCATGGACGCCGAGGTCGAGCTGATCGACGCGCTCAGCCAGTGGGGGTATCGGCGGGACGACAGCGGTCCGTACTTCGCGCATCTGCGGCGCAACCTCATCGACCCGCTCGTGGTGCCACCGGTGCCGCAAGGATTCACCCTGCGGGCGGTGCGCACTCCCGACGATGCGCAAGCGCGAGCAGCGGTACACCGCGCAGCGTTCGCCGACTATGGCGGAGAGCATAGCCTCACGACGGATGTCTACAAGCAAGTGATGGCCGGCCACCCCTACCTCGCCGACCTGGACTGGATCGTCGAGGATACGGAGGGAACCGTTGCCGCATTCTGCCTGTGCTGGGTGGATGTGGAGAACGCCACAGCAGTCTTGGAACCGGTGGGCACCGATCCGCGGTTCCGACGGCGCGGCCTCGCGCGCGCAGCGGTCGCAGCCTCGCTGCGGGCCGCGAGAGAGCGCGGAGCGCGGTACGCACGCGTTTGCGCTCGCGGCGACAGCGCCTACACCGCCGCAGCGGCCACGTATGAGGACATCGGCTTCTCCCGCTATGCCCGCAACATTCGTCTGATCGATGACGGCCCGAGGTTGGCGGCGGGCGGGGCCTGA
- a CDS encoding extracellular solute-binding protein translates to MRRKTAAGAVAGMTIAALTLAACSGGDDGGGDGDSGTLTIVTNAISGGKNEAEADWINEWVIPQFEQAMADEGQDVTVEFEAQGVDDEDYKTKIALDLQSGGGADIIGIDGIWVGEFAEAGYINPLEEVGGDAVTDWEGWEQIPDAVQNGLSFNDQVYGVPQGADGRVLYYNKELFAQAGLPEDWQPTSWEEVLEASRALAGIEGVIPIQLNAGTAMGEATTMQGLLPMLAGTGAEVYSGDQWIGATDEMREVLDLYRTIYVDEGLGDAVLQQEASGRDTSFSLFAEGEIGILLEGDYFWRSVVDPEVGTAPMENRDEVVGYTMIPAQTPGSGVNGQDFVSMSGGTGRVLNPNSDNPELAWELLAFMNSAEAYEARAEYGGLNISPRTDVNETLLEGNDMLTFISDEVLPITTYRPGLAAYPEVSVALQEATAAVVGGTSVDEALTGYSDSVAGIVGEENVNNG, encoded by the coding sequence ATGCGTAGGAAGACGGCAGCCGGCGCAGTCGCCGGTATGACGATCGCGGCCCTGACCCTCGCCGCCTGCAGCGGCGGTGACGACGGCGGCGGCGATGGCGACAGCGGCACGCTGACCATCGTCACCAACGCGATCAGCGGCGGGAAGAACGAGGCCGAGGCGGACTGGATCAACGAGTGGGTGATCCCGCAGTTCGAGCAGGCAATGGCCGACGAGGGCCAGGACGTCACGGTGGAGTTCGAGGCCCAGGGCGTGGACGACGAGGACTACAAGACCAAGATCGCCCTGGACCTGCAGTCCGGCGGCGGCGCGGACATCATCGGTATCGACGGCATCTGGGTCGGTGAGTTCGCCGAGGCCGGCTACATCAACCCGCTCGAAGAGGTCGGTGGCGACGCGGTCACCGACTGGGAGGGCTGGGAGCAGATCCCGGACGCCGTCCAGAACGGTCTCTCCTTCAACGATCAGGTCTACGGCGTCCCACAGGGTGCCGATGGCCGCGTGCTCTACTACAACAAGGAGCTCTTCGCCCAGGCCGGCCTGCCCGAGGACTGGCAGCCGACCAGCTGGGAAGAGGTCCTCGAGGCCAGCCGTGCCCTGGCCGGGATCGAGGGGGTGATCCCGATCCAGCTGAACGCCGGAACGGCGATGGGTGAGGCCACCACGATGCAGGGGCTGCTGCCGATGCTGGCGGGAACCGGCGCCGAGGTGTACTCGGGCGACCAGTGGATCGGCGCCACCGACGAGATGCGCGAAGTGCTCGACCTCTACCGCACCATCTATGTGGACGAGGGCCTCGGTGATGCGGTGCTGCAGCAGGAAGCCTCCGGCCGGGACACCTCGTTCAGCCTCTTCGCCGAGGGCGAGATCGGCATCCTGCTCGAAGGCGACTACTTCTGGCGCTCGGTGGTGGACCCCGAGGTGGGCACCGCGCCGATGGAGAACCGGGACGAGGTGGTCGGTTACACGATGATCCCCGCGCAGACCCCGGGCTCGGGCGTCAACGGGCAGGACTTCGTCTCCATGTCCGGCGGCACCGGCCGGGTGCTGAACCCGAACTCGGACAACCCGGAGCTGGCCTGGGAGCTGCTCGCGTTCATGAACTCTGCCGAGGCCTATGAAGCCCGTGCCGAGTACGGCGGCTTGAACATCAGCCCCCGTACGGACGTGAACGAGACCCTGCTCGAGGGCAACGACATGCTCACCTTCATCAGCGACGAGGTGCTGCCGATCACCACCTATCGGCCCGGTCTGGCCGCCTACCCGGAGGTCTCGGTGGCCCTGCAGGAGGCCACTGCCGCGGTGGTCGGCGGAACATCCGTGGATGAGGCGTTGACCGGCTATTCCGATTCGGTCGCCGGGATCGTCGGCGAAGAGAACGTCAACAACGGCTGA
- a CDS encoding helix-turn-helix transcriptional regulator, with the protein MARSIDSVPRLGTAIRDARARSGMTQEALAHAAGVSRRWLINLETGRGERSEIAMVMATARALGLSLVLASASEPELTDTERELLELYAEDG; encoded by the coding sequence ATGGCTCGAAGCATCGACAGCGTCCCTCGGCTCGGCACCGCGATCCGTGATGCTCGCGCCCGGAGCGGTATGACCCAGGAAGCCCTGGCGCACGCCGCCGGAGTGTCCCGGAGATGGCTGATCAACCTGGAGACCGGCCGAGGCGAACGCAGCGAGATCGCGATGGTGATGGCTACCGCCCGCGCACTCGGGCTGAGCCTGGTCTTGGCATCGGCCAGCGAACCCGAACTGACTGACACCGAGCGGGAGCTGCTTGAGCTCTACGCCGAGGACGGCTAA